From Micromonospora carbonacea:
AAGGTGACCCCGCTGGACGAGGCCGTGGAGGACTACCTCGCCTCCTACCGGGCGCTGCGCGACCACGGCGACTACTTCGCGGTCAACGTCTCCTCGCCCAACACCCCGGGCCTGCGCTCGTTGCAGGACCGCGCCCACCTCGACGCGCTGCTGGCGGCCCTGGTGGGGGAGAAGCCGGTGCTGGTGAAGATCGCCCCGGACCTCACCGAGCCGGCGATCGCCGAGCTGCTGGAGGTCTGCCTCGACCGGGGCGCGGCCGGGGTGATCGCCACCAACACCACCCTGGCCCGCGACGGGCTCGCCCCCGCCGACCGGGAGCGCGGCGGGGAGGCGGGCGGCCTGTCGGGGCGTCCGCTGGCGGCGCGCGCCCGCGCGGTGGTGTCGTTCGTGCACCGGGAGACCGGCGGGCGGCTGCCTGTGGTCGGCGTGGGCGGCATCGTCGACCCCGACGACGCCGCGCGCATGTTCGACGCCGGTGCGGCCCTCGTGCAGCTCTACACCGGCTTCATCTACCGGGGCCCCGGCCTCGTCCGGGCCGCCGTCCGGGCCGCCGGGCCGTTGCCCGCGCCGGTGCCCTCGGGCGGCCGGTCGTGACCGGGGAGCCGGCCACAGCGGGTCCCGCCGGGGCCCGCAGGGGGCGCGGGTGACGCCGGAGGAGATCCTCGCCGCCGACCGGGCGCACGTGTGGCACCCGTACGCGCCGCTGCCCCCCGCGACGCCCCCGTACGTGGTGGCGGGCGCGCGGGGGGTGCGGCTGCGGCTGGCCGACGGGCGGGAACTGGTCGACGGGATGTCGTCGTGGTGGGCGGCGATCCACGGCTACCGGCACCCGGTGCTGGACGCGGCGGTCGTCGACCAGCTCGGCCGGATGAGCCACGTGATGTTCGGCGGGCTCACCCACGAGCCGGCCGTGCGCCTGGCGCAGACGCTGGTCGAGCTGGCCCCGGAGGGGCTGGAGCGGGTCTTCCTGTGCGACTCGGGCTCGGTGAGCGTCGAGGTGGCGGTGAAGATGTGCCTGCAGTACCAGCGGGCGCTCGGGCGGCCGGAGCGCCGGCGGCTGGGCACCTGGCGGGGCGGCTACCACGGCGACACCTTCCACCCGATGAGCGTCTGCGACCCCGAGGGCGGCATGCACCACCTGTGGGGCGACGTGCTGCCCCGGCAGGTCTTCGCGCCCGTGCCGCCGGCCGGCTTCGACACCCCGCCCGACCCGGCGTACTGCGCGGCGCTCGCCGACGCGGTGGCGCGGCACGCGCACGAGCTGGCTGCCGTGGTGGTGGAGCCGGTGGTCCAGGGCGCGGGCGGGATGCGCTTCCACCACCCGCACTACCTGCGGGTGCTGCGCGAGGTGACCCGCGCCCACGGGGTGCTGCTGGTCTTCGACGAGATCGCGACCGGCTTCGGCCGCACCGGCACGATGTTCGCCGCCGAGCACGCCGGGGTGAGCCCCGACGTCCTCTGCGTCGGCAAGGCGCTCACCGGCGGCTACCTGACGCTTGCCGCCGCCCTGTGCACGGCGGAGGTGGCGGCGGGCATCTCCCGCGACGGGGTGCTCGCGCACGGGCCCACGTTCATGGCCAACCCGCTCGCCTGTGCGGTCGCGAACGCCTCCATCGGCCTGCTGCGGGCCGGAGACTGGGCGGCCGAGGTGTCGAGGGTGGGCGCGGCCCTGCGGGCCGGCCTGGAGCCGCTGCGGGGCGCCCCGGGCGTGGCGGACGTCCGGGTGCTGGGCGCGATCGGCGTGGTCCAGCTCGACCACGAGGTGGACGTGGCGCGGGCGACGGCCGCGGCGGTGGACCGGGGGGTGTGGCTGCGGCCGTTCCGCGACCTGGTCTACGCCATGCCGCCGTACGTCGCCGACGATGCGGACGTCGCCCGGATCGCCACCGGGATGGCCGCCGCCGTGGCGGCCGGCTGACCGGCGTCCCGCGCGGGTGGCGGCATGAGCGTGATCGGACAGGCGTGGCGCGCCGGCGGACGCCGGACGCCGGAGGAGTCGAGAGGAAGAGGCGCGGATGGAGAGCTTCGGTGACCGGTTGCACCGGGCGATGGCGCAGCGCGGCCCGCTCTGCGTGGGCATCGACCCGCACCCGGGGCTGCTGACCCGCTGGGGGCTGACGGACGACGTCGACGGTCTGGAGCGGTTCTGCCGCACCGTGGTGGAGGCCCTAGGCGACCGGGTCGCGGTGGTCAAGCCCCAGTCCGCGTTCTTCGAGCGCTTCGGAGCGCGGGGCGTGGCGGTGCTAGAGTCAACTATCCGACAGTTGCGGGATTCTGGCTCGCTCGTTCTGCTCGACGTCAAGCGCGGGGACATCGGCTCCACGGTCGCGGCGTACGCCTCCGCGTACCTCGATCCATCCAGCCCGCTGTATGTCGACGCGGTCACCGCGAGCCCCTACCTGGGAGTAATGTCGCTGGCCCCGATGTTCGAGCTCGCCGCCACGCACGGCGGCGGGGTGTTCGTCCTGGCGCTCACCTCCAACCCCGAGGGCGCCGCCGTGCAGCACGCCCGCGGCGCCGACGGGCGCACCGTCGCGCAGGCGGTGATCGACGAGATTGCCCAGCTCAACCGGGGTGCGCAGACGATGGGCAGCTTCGGTCTCGTGGTCGGGGCGACCATCGGCGACACCGGCCACGACCTGTCGGCGGTGCGCGGCCCGCTGCTCGCCCCGGGGCTCGGCGCGCAGGGCGGCACGGCCGCCGCGCTACGGACCGTGTTCGGCGCGGGCCTGCCGTGGGTCCTGCCGTCGTACTCCCGCGAGGTGCTGCACGCGGGGCCCGACGTGGGTGCTCTGCGGGCCGCCGCGCAGCGGGCCCTGACCGACTGCCGGGCGGCTCTCGGCGGCTCCTGACTGAGTGACGGCTCGGTCATTTTGCCGTGGTCGTGGCGTGCCCACGTTGCCGAATGCGTCCGCGACCGCTAGTTTTCCCCGCGCTGGGAACCACGGACCCCTTTGGTTTCCGGCGACTCCACGTTTCACATCTGCGGCGTGGCGTCCCGCCCGTCGCGACAAGGACCTGAGGAGAACTGGTGCCCCTCCCGTCACTTACCCCCGAGCAGCGCGCAGCTGCGCTCGAGAAGGCCGCGGAGATCCGCAAGGCCCGCGCTGAGCTGAAGGAGCAGCTCAAGCAGGGCAAGACCACCCTCGCCGCCGTGCTGGAGCGGGCCGAGGGCGACGACGTCGTCGGCAAGCTGAAGGTCTCGGCCGTCCTGCAGGCGATGCCGGGCATCGGCAAGATCCGGGCGACCCAGATCATGGAGAAGCTCAAGATCGCCGACAGCCGTCGCCTGCGTGGCCTGGGCGAGCAGCAGCGCAAGGCCCTGCTCGGCGAGTTCGCCGCCAACTGAGCCCGGCGGTTCGCCGCCGACCGCACACGGCGCCGTGTAGAAACGAGCCGTGAGCACGGATGACGAGGCGCGCCCGGCGGCTCGGCTCACCGTCCTGACCGGACCCTCCGGGGCCGGCGTGGGCAGTGTCGTCGAGCCGTTCCGGGCGCGTTCTCCGTCGGTCTGGATCCCGGTGCCGGCCACCACCCGGCCCCGCCGGGCGGGCGAGGTGGACGGCGTCGACCGGGTCTTCCTCGCCCCGGCGGAGTTCGACCGCCTGATCGCCGCCGGCGGGCTGCTGGAGTGGGCCCGCGTCGGGCCGTACGCCCGCGGCACCCCGGCCGCGCCGGTGGCCGAGCGGCTCGCCGTCGGCCGGCCGGTGCTGCTCCCGCTCGACCTGCCCGGCGCGCTCGCCGTCCGCGCGGCGCGCCCCGACGCCCGGCTGGTCCTGCTCGCCCCGCCCGGCTGGCGGCCGGCGGCGGTGGCCCCGGCCGGCGACGCGCACGTCGTGGCGCACGACCACACCGGGCGGGCGGTGGACGAGCTGGTAGGCTTGTTCGGTTCTTCCTATCTGGCTCCGGCCCGACCACGGCGGAGCGGCTGAGTGACCCCACCAACCGCGTCCGCGCGGTTGGCCAGACGAACCGCGTCCGCGCGGTGCCGACAGACGCAGAGGTTATTTCGTGGGATCCATCGCCAACCCCGAGGGCATCACCAACCCGCCGATCGACGAGCTGCTCGAGAAGACGACGTCGAAGTACGCCCTGGTGATCTTCGCTGCCAAGCGCGCTCGCCAGGTCAACGCCTACTACAGCCAGCTCGGCGAGGGCCTGCTGGAGTACGTGGGCCCGCTCGTGGAGACCACCCCCCAGGAGAAGCCCCTCTCCATCGCCATGCGCGAGATCAACGCGGGCCTGCTCACCGCCGAGCCGACCGACCAGCCGTAACCGCGCCGCGCGCCGATGTCCGCCGAGATCGTCCTCGGGGTCGGCGGCGGCATCGCCGCCTACAAGGCGTGTGAGCTGCTGCGGCTCTTCACCGAGTCGGGCCACCGGGTCCGCGTGGTGCCCACCGCGTCGGCGCTCCGCTTCGTCGGGGCGCCGACCTGGGCGGCCCTGTCCGGCCAGCCGGTCGCCGACGACGTCTGGGCCGACGTGCACGAGGTCCCGCACGTCCGGCTCGGCCAGCGGGCCGACCTGGTGGTGGTCGCCCCGGCGACGGCCGACCTGCTCGCCAGGGCGGCCCACGGCCTCGCCGACGACCTGCTCACCAACACCCTGCTCACGGCCCGGTGCCCGGTGCTGCTCGCCCCGGCGATGCACACCGAGATGTGGGAGCACCCCGCCACCGTGGCCAACGTCGCCACGCTGCGCTCCCGGGGCGTCCGCGTCATCGAGCCCGCCGTCGGCCGGCTCACCGGCGCGGACACCGGCAAGGGCCGGCTGCCCGACCCGGCGGAGATCTTCGCCGTCGCCCGGCGGACCCTCGCCCGGGGCCCGCACACCCCGGCCGACCTCGCCGGCCGGCACGTGGTGGTGACCGCGGGCGGCACCCGCGAGCCGCTCGACCCGGTCCGGTTCCTCGGCAACCGCTCCTCCGGCAAGCAGGGCTACGCCTTCGCCCGGTCGGCGGTCGCCCGGGGCGCCCGGGTCACCCTCGTCGCCGCCAACGTGGCGCTCGCCGACCCGGCCGGCGTGGACCTGGTGCGGGTCGGCACCACCGAGGAGCTGCGCGAGGCCACGCTCCGCGCGGCCGCCGACGCGGACGCCGTGGTGATGGCGGCCGCGCCCGCGGATTTCCGGCCCGCCACCTACGCCTCGGCCAAAATCAAGAAAACGGAGGCGGGGGCACCTACGATCGACCTCGTCACCAACCCTGACATCGCCGCCGAGTTGGGCCGGCGACGCCGACCGGAGCAGGTGCTGGTGGTGTTCGCCGCGGAGACGGACGACGCGGAGGCCAACGGCCGGGCCAAGCTCGCCCGCAAGCGGGCCGACCTCGTCGTCGTCAACGAGGTCGGGCCGGACAAGGTCTTCGGCGCCGAGACCAACGCGGCGACCGTCATCGGCGCGGACGGCGCGGTGCACCCGATGGCCGAGCAGTCCAAGGAGGAACTGGCCGACGCCGTCTGGGACCTCGTCGTGGCGCGCTGGTCGTCTTCCCGAGGGGTGACGGGGTAGCGACCATTCCAGCGCGCCTTTAGCCCGGGTGACTACACTTCCGCGGAACGACTATTCCATAACTTAGGAGTGCCGTGACACGCCGCCTCTTCACGTCCGAATCGGTCACGGAAGGCCACCCGGACAAGATCGCCGACCAGATCAGCGACGGCATTCTCGACGCACTGCTGGCTCAGGACGCGCACAGCCGCGTCGCCGTCGAGACCCTGATCACCACCGGCCAGGTGCACGTGGCCGGCGAGGTGACCACCAAGGCGTACGCCGACATCCCGACCATCGTGCGGGAGACGATCCTCGACATCGGCTACGACTCGTCGAAGAAGGGCTTCGACGGCGCGTCCTGCGGCGTCAGCGTCTCCATCGGCGCCCAGTCCCCTGACATCGCGCAGGGCGTCGACAACGCGATGGAGCTGCGCACCGGCTCGTCGGAGAGCGCGCTGGACGCCCAGGGCGCCGGCGACCAGGGCATGATGTTCGGGTTCGCCTGCTCCGAGACGCCCGAGCTGATGCCGCTGCCGATCGCCCTGGCGCACCGGCTCGCCCGCCGGCTCACCGCGGTCCGCAAGGACGGCACGATCCCCTACCTGCGGCCGGACGGCAAGACCCAGGTCACCATCGAGTACGAGGGGCTGCGCCCGGTCCGGCTGAACACGGTCGTCGTGTCCAGCCAGCACGCGGCCGACATCTCGCTGGACTCGCTGCTCACCCCGGACGTGCGCGACCACGTCATCGCGCCGGAGCTGGAGAGCCTCGGCCTGGACACCGACGGCTACCGGCTGCTGGTCAACCCGACCGGGCGGTTCGAGATCGGCGGCCCGATGGGCGACGCCGGCCTCACCGGGCGGAAGATCATCGTCGACACCTACGGCGGGTACGCCCGGCACGGTGGCGGCGCGTTCTCCGGCAAGGACCCGTCCAAGGTGGACCGCTCGGCGGCGTACGCGATGCGCTGGGTGGCCAAGAACGTGGTGGCCGCCGGCCTCGCCGAGCGCTGCGAGGCGCAGGTCGCCTACGCGATCGGCAAGGCGCACCCGGTGAGCCTGTTCATCGAGACGTTCGGCACCGAGACCGTGCCGGTCGCCTCGATCGAGAAGGCCGTGCACGAGGTCTTCGACCTCCGCCCGGCCGCCATCATCCGGGACCTGCACCTGCTGCGCCCGATCTACCGGCAGACCGCGGCGTACGGCCACTTCGGCCGGGAACTGCCCGAGCTGACCTGGGAGGGCACCGACCGGGCCGCCGACCTCAAGTCGGCCGCAGGAGCCTGACCGGCGACACGCGCAGCGACCGGCGACCCGCTGACGGGTCGCCGGTCGCTCGCGTCTGCGTCGACGTGCCCCTGGCCCACCTCGACCGCCCCTTCGACTACCTGGTCCCCGCCGAGCTGGCCGACGCGGCGGTCCCCGGCACCCGGGTGAAGGTGCGCTTCGCCGGCCAGCTCGTCGACGGCTGGCTGCTGGAGCGGGCCGACGCCTCGGGGCACACCGGCAAGCTCGCCTACCTCGACCGGCTCGTCTCGCCCGAGCCGGTGCTGGCCGACGAGGTCGCCCGGCTGGCCCGGGCCGTCGCCGACCGGTACGCCGGCAGCCTCGCCGACGTGCTCCGGCTGGCCGTGCCGCCCCGGCACGCCCGGGTGGAGAAGGAGCCGCACGTCCCGCCGACGCCGCCCGCGCCCCCGGCCCCGCCGGAGGCGGCCGGCTGGCGGGCGTACCCGGCCGGGCCGGCGTTCCTGCGGGCGCTGACCGAGGGCCGCCCCGCCCGGGCGGTCTGGTCGGCGCTGCCGGGGGAGGACTGGCCCGCCCGGTACGCCGAGGCGGTCGCCGCCACCGTGGCCGGCGGGCGGGGCGCGGTGGTGGTCGTGCCCGACGCCCGGGACCTCGACCGCCTCGACGCGGCGCTGACCGCCGTCCTCGGCCCCGGGCGGCACGTCGGCCTCTCCGCCGCGCTCGGCCCCGCCCGCCGCTACCGCGCGTTCCTGGCCGCCCGGCGCGGGGACGTGCCGGTCGTGATCGGCACCCGCGCGGCGATGTTCGCCCCGGTGGCCCGGCTCGGCCTGGTCGCCATCGTCGACGACGGCGACGACCTGCACGCCGAGCCGCGCGCCCCCTACCCGCACGCCCGCGAGGTGCTGCTCACCCGCGCCCGGCTCGCCGACGCGGCCGCCCTGGTCGGCGGGTACGCCCGCAGCGCCGAGGCGCAGCTGCTGGTGGAGACCGGCTGGGCGCGGGAGGTGGTCGCCGACCGGGCCACCGTGCGGGCGCGTACCCCCGCCGTCGCGCCGACCGGGGACGACCCGCAGCTGGCCCGCGACCCCGGCGCGGCGACGGCCCGGCTGCCCAGCCTGGCCTGGGCCGCCGCCCGGGACGCGCTCGGCGGCGACGCGCCGGTGCTGGTGCAGGTGCCCCGGCGCGGCTACCTGCCGTCGATCTCCTGCGCGGAGTGCCGCACGCCGGCCCGCTGCCCGCACTGCGCCGGCCCGCTCGCCCTGCCGTCGGCGCGGGGGGCACCGGCCTGCCGCTGGTGTGGCCGGACCGCCGCCGCGTACGCCTGCCCGGAGTGCGGCGGCCGGCGGCTGCGCGCGGCCGTCACCGGCGCCCGGCGCACCGCCGAGGAGCTGGGCCGGGCCTTCCCCGGGGTGCCGGTGCGCACCTCCGGGCGGGAGGAGGTGCTCAGCACCGTGCCCGGCGGCGCCGGCCTCGTGGTGGCCACCCCGGGGGCCGAGCCGATCGCCGACGGTGGCTACGGCGTGGTGCTGCTGCTCGACTCGTGGGCCCTGCTCACCCGGGCCGACCTGCGGGCCGGCGAGGAGGCGCTGCGCCGCTGGCTGGCCGCCGCCGCGCTGGCCCGGCCGGCGACGGCCGGGGGCCGGGTGGTGGTGGTCGCCGACGGGGCGCTCGCGCCGGTGCAGGCGTTGCTGCGCTGGGACGCCGCCTGGTTCGCCGCCCGGGAGCTGGCCGAGCGCCGCGAGCTGGGGTTCCCGCCGGCGGTGCGGATGGCCAGCGTCACCGGCCCGGCCGACGCGGTGGCCGACCTGCTGGCCGCGGCCCGGCTGCCCGAGGCGGCCGAGGTGCTGGGCCCGGTCCCCGCCGACGGCGAGAAGGAGCGGATGCTGGTCCGGGTGCCCCGGGCCCGGGCGGCGGCCCTCGCCGAGGCGCTGCACACCGCCGCCGGGACGCGTACTCTCCGTAAGGCTGCCGATCCGGTCCGCGTCCAGATCGACCCTCTTTTGCTGTTCTAGGCGATCGGTGTGGCGGTCACGATCCGTGGTCGCCGGTGCGTGATAGCATCGCCCGTCATGCCCGGGCGCACGACGGAGTGTCGGTACGACGCCACGTCGACGACGCCAGTCAGCCGGTGATCAGGGGTGGACCAGTCGTGACCGTTCGTCAATCGATCGTCTTCAACGGTGACCTCGGCAGCGGCAAGAGCACCGTGTCCGTCGAGATCGCCAAGCGGCTCGGGCTGCGCCGGGTCAGCGTCGGCGACCTCTACCGCCAGATGGCGCAGGAGCGGCAGATGACCGCGCTCCAGCTCAACCTGCACGCCGAGCTGGACCAGGCCGTCGACGGCTACGTCGACCAGCTCCAGCAGGACATCGCGGCCTCCGGCGAGAGCCTCGTCATGGACTCCCGGCTCGCCTGGCACTTCTTCACCGACGCGCTCAAGGTGCACATGATCACCGAGCCGACCGAGGCGGCCCGCCGCGTCCTGGCCCGCCCCTCCGGCCCGGCCGAGAGCTACACGTCGCTGGAGGAGGCCCGGGCCAAGCTGCGCGAGCGCAGCGAGAGCGAGCGGGGCCGGTTCATCGTCCGCTACGGCGTCGACAAGGCCCGGCTGCGCAACTACGACCTGATCTGCGACTCCACCCGGGCCAACCCGGAGCAGGTGATCGGCCACATCATCGACGTGTACGAGGGGCGGCTCGGCGCGGACGTGCTGCGCGACGCCCCGCCGCTGCTGCTGCTCGACCCGACCCGGGTCTACCCGACCGAGGACGTCGGCGCCCTGCGCGGGCTGTGGGACGACGGCTTCGTCGACGAGGTCGCCGCCGCCGGCGACGAGGCCCTGGAGCCCCTGACGATCGGCTTCACCGGGGAGTACTTCTTCGTCGTTGACGGCCACCGGCGGCTCAGCGCGGCCATCCGCAGCGGCTTCCCGCTGGTGCCCGCCCGGCTGGCCGCCGAGGTCGACGAGCCGGTGGTGGGCGGGACGAGCGCGGTGGACTACTTCACCGCCCAGGTCCGCCCCGGCACCGTCTACGACTGGGAGGCCGCCCACGGCATCACCCTGCCGCTGCCGGCGCACTGCCTGCTGGCCGGCGACGCCGTGCTCGCCGGGGAGCCGGCCCCCGGCGCCTGACCCGTCCCGGTCGCGGGCGGGGGGAGGCCCCCGGGCACTCCGTAGACTGGTACGGCCCGACCCGCCCGACCGAAGGAGTCGTCCCGCGTGACCGTCCAGCCCATCCGTCTGTTCGGGGATCCGGTGTTGCGCACGCCGGCCGATCCGGTGGTCGACTTCGACGCCGAGCTGCGCAGGCTCGTTGCCGACCTCACCGACACGATGCGTGAGCAGAGCGGCGCGGGTCTCGCCGCGCCCCAGCTCGGAGTGGGCCTGCGGGTGTTCACCTTCGACGTCGACGACGTGCTCGGCCACCTGGTCAACCCGGTGCTGGAGTTTCCCGACGCCGAGGAGCAGGACGGCCCCGAGGGCTGCCTGTCCATCCCCGGCCTCTACTTCGACACCAAGCGCCGGCAGAACGTCGTCGCCAAGGGCTACAACAGCTACGGCGACCCGGTCCAGATCGTCGGCACGGGCCTGATGGCCCGCTGCGTGCAGCACGAGACCGACCACCTCGACGGCGTGCTCTTCGTCGACCGGCTGGACCCGGCCGGCCGCAAGGAGGCGATGAAGGCGATCCGCCAGGCCGAGTGGTACGACGCGGCGGCCCCGCCGACGGTCAAGGTCGACCCGCACGGCGGCAGCCCCTTCGGCCTGGGGCGGTGACCCGGTGCGCCTGATCTTCGCCGGCACGCCGGCCGTCGCCCTGCCCGCCCTGGACGCCATCGCGGCCTCCGGCCACGACCTCGTCGCCGTCGTCACCCGCCCCGACGCCCCCGCCGGCCGGGGCCGGGGCCTGGTCCGCTCGCCCGTCGGGGCCTGGGCCGACGAGCGCGGCGTCGAGGTGCTCACCCCGGCCCGCCCGCGCGAGCCGGAGTTCCTCGACCGGCTGCGCGAGCTGGCCCCCGACTGCGTCCCGGTGGTCGCCTACGGCGCGCTGGTGCCCCCGGTCGCCCTGGAGATCCCCCGGCACGGCTGGCTCAACCTGCACTTCTCGCTGCTGCCCGCGTGGCGGGGCGCGGCCCCCGTCCAGCAGGCCGTGCTGCACGGCGACGAGCTGACCGGGGCGAGCGTCTTCGCCCTGGAGGAGGGGCTGGACACCGGCCCGGTCTACGGCACCGTCACCGACGAGATCCGCCCCACCGACACGTCCGGCGACCTGCTGGGGCGGCTCGCCGACTCCGGGGCCGGGCTGCTGGTGGCCGTCCTCGACGCGATCGAGGCGGGCACCGCCCGGGCCGAGCCGCAGCCGGCCGACGGGGTGTCGCTCGCGCCGAAGCTGACCGTCGACGACGCCCGGGTGCGCTGGGGCGACCCCGCGTTCGCGGTGGACCGGCGGATCCGGGCGTGCACCCCCGCGCCCGGGCCGTGGACCACGTTCCGGGGCGAGCGGGTCAAGCTCGGCCCGGTCGTCCCGGTGCCCGACGGCCCCGAGCTGAAGCCCGGCGAGCTGCTGGCCGAGAAGTCCCGGGTGCTGGCCGGCACGGCCACCGTCCCGGTCGCCCTCGGCGAGGTGCGGGCCGCGGGCAAGAAGGCCATGCCGGCGAGCGACTGGGCGCGCGGCGCCCGGGTCACCGCGGGGGAGGAGCTCGCGTGACCGGGTCTGCGGAGCGCCCCCGGCAGCGGTACGACGAGCAGTCCGCCCCCCGCCCCGACCGGCGGCCCGACCGGTCGGCCGGCGGCCCCCGGGGTGACCGCCCGGCCTACGGCGACCGCCCGGCCCGCGCCGGCCGGGGCGACGACCGCCGGGACGCCCGGCGGCCGGCGCGGCCCGCCGTCGACCTGCCCCGGCACGTCGCCTACCAGGCGGTCGCGGCGGTGCACCGCGACGACGCGTACGCCAACCTGGTGCTGCCGGCGTTGCTGCGGCAGGAGCGGCTGTCCGGCCGGGACGCCGCCTTCGCCACCGAGCTGACCTACGGCACGCTGCGGCACCTCGGCACCCTCGACGCGATCCTCACCGACGCGGCCGGCCGCGACGTGGCCCGGATCGACCCGCCGGTGCGCGACGCGCTGCGGCTGGGCGCCTACCAGCTGCTGCACACGCGGGTGCCGGCGCACGCGGCGGTCTCCTCGACCGTCGACCTGGTCCGCGCGGTCGGCATCGGGGCGACCGGCTTCGCCAACGCCGTGCTGCGCGAGGTCGCCGGCCGCGACGCCGACGCCTGGGTGGCGAAGCTCGCCCCGGCGTACGAGACGGACCCGATCGGGCACCTCGCCCTGGCGTACAGCCATCCACAGTGGATCGTGCGGTCCTTCGCCGAGGCGCTCGGCGGCGACCTGGGCGAGACGACCCGGCTGCTGATCGAGGACAACGAGCGCCCGCCGGTGCACCTGTGCGCCCGGCCGGGCCTGGCCGATCCGGCCGCCCTGGCCGACGAGGTCGGCGGCGCGCCGGGGGCGTTCTCCCCCTACGCGGTCTATCTCTCCGGCGGCGCGCCGGGCGACCTGCCGGCGCTGGCCGAGGGGCGGGCGCACGTGCAGGACGAGGGCTCCCAGCTCGTGGCCCACGCCCTCGCGGTCGCCCCGCTCGACGGGTCGGACGCCCACTGGCTGGACCTGTGCGCCGGGCCAGGCGGCAAGTCGGGCCTGCTCGGGGCGCTGGCCGCCGAGCGCGGGGCCCGGCTGACCGCGGTCGAGGTCTCCGAGCACCGGGCCCGGCTCGTCGACCAGGCCACGCGGGGGCTGCCGGTGACCGTGCTGCACACCGACGGGCGCACCGTCGGCGCCGACCCGGAGCTGCCGGAGGGGCACTTCGACCGGGTCCTGGTCGACGCGCCCTGCACGGGCCTGGGCGCGCTGCGTCGCCGGCCGGAGGCCCGCTGGCGCAAGCAGCCGTCGGACCTGCCGCCGCTGACCCGCCTGCAACGGGAGCTGCTCTCGGCGGCGCTGCGGGCGGCCCGGCCGGGTGGTCTGGTGGCCTATGTGACCTGCTCCCCGCACACGGTGGAGACGCACGTGACGGTGACCGAGGCGGCGCGGCGGGCCGGGGTGCCGGCGGACTTCGTCGACGCCCGGCCGCTGCTGCCGGCCGGCATGCCGGGGCTGGGCGACGGGCCGTCGGTGCAGCTGTGGCCGCACCGGCACGGCACCGACGCCATGTTCCTGGCGGTCCTGCGCCGGGGCTGAGCCGTGACGCGGCGGGGCGGCCCTTCCGGGCCGCCCCGCCGCGTCAGTCGTCCGCCGGGTGGGTCACTGCACCGGCAGGCCCTTGGTGCCGATGCCCTTCACCGAGCGGGTGAGGTCGCGGTCGACCCACAGGAAGCACTGCACGCCCCGGTTGCCGTCCTTCCACTCCTCCTCGAAGGGGTGGTAGAAGATGGTGCCGGCCCGGTATTCCAGGTCGCCGTTGTCCGGCACCTTCGCGTACGAGGCGATCAGCGTCCGGCAGCCCTTGTGCAGGCGCATCCGGTTCTTGTCGACCTGGGCGAAGGGGATGTCGGGGGCCTGGTAGACGCCCACGAACTCGACCCGGTGCTTCTTGGTGCAGGCGACGGCGGTCATCTCCTGCACGTCGTCCTTCTTGATCTTGGGGTTGAAGCAGCGGTGGGCCAGCGCCGAGGAACCCTTCAGCGCGCCGGCGAGGCTGCCGGTGCGGGACA
This genomic window contains:
- the metK gene encoding methionine adenosyltransferase, which translates into the protein MTRRLFTSESVTEGHPDKIADQISDGILDALLAQDAHSRVAVETLITTGQVHVAGEVTTKAYADIPTIVRETILDIGYDSSKKGFDGASCGVSVSIGAQSPDIAQGVDNAMELRTGSSESALDAQGAGDQGMMFGFACSETPELMPLPIALAHRLARRLTAVRKDGTIPYLRPDGKTQVTIEYEGLRPVRLNTVVVSSQHAADISLDSLLTPDVRDHVIAPELESLGLDTDGYRLLVNPTGRFEIGGPMGDAGLTGRKIIVDTYGGYARHGGGAFSGKDPSKVDRSAAYAMRWVAKNVVAAGLAERCEAQVAYAIGKAHPVSLFIETFGTETVPVASIEKAVHEVFDLRPAAIIRDLHLLRPIYRQTAAYGHFGRELPELTWEGTDRAADLKSAAGA
- a CDS encoding primosomal protein N'; translation: MPLAHLDRPFDYLVPAELADAAVPGTRVKVRFAGQLVDGWLLERADASGHTGKLAYLDRLVSPEPVLADEVARLARAVADRYAGSLADVLRLAVPPRHARVEKEPHVPPTPPAPPAPPEAAGWRAYPAGPAFLRALTEGRPARAVWSALPGEDWPARYAEAVAATVAGGRGAVVVVPDARDLDRLDAALTAVLGPGRHVGLSAALGPARRYRAFLAARRGDVPVVIGTRAAMFAPVARLGLVAIVDDGDDLHAEPRAPYPHAREVLLTRARLADAAALVGGYARSAEAQLLVETGWAREVVADRATVRARTPAVAPTGDDPQLARDPGAATARLPSLAWAAARDALGGDAPVLVQVPRRGYLPSISCAECRTPARCPHCAGPLALPSARGAPACRWCGRTAAAYACPECGGRRLRAAVTGARRTAEELGRAFPGVPVRTSGREEVLSTVPGGAGLVVATPGAEPIADGGYGVVLLLDSWALLTRADLRAGEEALRRWLAAAALARPATAGGRVVVVADGALAPVQALLRWDAAWFAARELAERRELGFPPAVRMASVTGPADAVADLLAAARLPEAAEVLGPVPADGEKERMLVRVPRARAAALAEALHTAAGTRTLRKAADPVRVQIDPLLLF
- a CDS encoding AAA family ATPase, encoding MTVRQSIVFNGDLGSGKSTVSVEIAKRLGLRRVSVGDLYRQMAQERQMTALQLNLHAELDQAVDGYVDQLQQDIAASGESLVMDSRLAWHFFTDALKVHMITEPTEAARRVLARPSGPAESYTSLEEARAKLRERSESERGRFIVRYGVDKARLRNYDLICDSTRANPEQVIGHIIDVYEGRLGADVLRDAPPLLLLDPTRVYPTEDVGALRGLWDDGFVDEVAAAGDEALEPLTIGFTGEYFFVVDGHRRLSAAIRSGFPLVPARLAAEVDEPVVGGTSAVDYFTAQVRPGTVYDWEAAHGITLPLPAHCLLAGDAVLAGEPAPGA
- the def gene encoding peptide deformylase yields the protein MTVQPIRLFGDPVLRTPADPVVDFDAELRRLVADLTDTMREQSGAGLAAPQLGVGLRVFTFDVDDVLGHLVNPVLEFPDAEEQDGPEGCLSIPGLYFDTKRRQNVVAKGYNSYGDPVQIVGTGLMARCVQHETDHLDGVLFVDRLDPAGRKEAMKAIRQAEWYDAAAPPTVKVDPHGGSPFGLGR
- the fmt gene encoding methionyl-tRNA formyltransferase, with the protein product MRLIFAGTPAVALPALDAIAASGHDLVAVVTRPDAPAGRGRGLVRSPVGAWADERGVEVLTPARPREPEFLDRLRELAPDCVPVVAYGALVPPVALEIPRHGWLNLHFSLLPAWRGAAPVQQAVLHGDELTGASVFALEEGLDTGPVYGTVTDEIRPTDTSGDLLGRLADSGAGLLVAVLDAIEAGTARAEPQPADGVSLAPKLTVDDARVRWGDPAFAVDRRIRACTPAPGPWTTFRGERVKLGPVVPVPDGPELKPGELLAEKSRVLAGTATVPVALGEVRAAGKKAMPASDWARGARVTAGEELA
- a CDS encoding RsmB/NOP family class I SAM-dependent RNA methyltransferase — protein: MTGSAERPRQRYDEQSAPRPDRRPDRSAGGPRGDRPAYGDRPARAGRGDDRRDARRPARPAVDLPRHVAYQAVAAVHRDDAYANLVLPALLRQERLSGRDAAFATELTYGTLRHLGTLDAILTDAAGRDVARIDPPVRDALRLGAYQLLHTRVPAHAAVSSTVDLVRAVGIGATGFANAVLREVAGRDADAWVAKLAPAYETDPIGHLALAYSHPQWIVRSFAEALGGDLGETTRLLIEDNERPPVHLCARPGLADPAALADEVGGAPGAFSPYAVYLSGGAPGDLPALAEGRAHVQDEGSQLVAHALAVAPLDGSDAHWLDLCAGPGGKSGLLGALAAERGARLTAVEVSEHRARLVDQATRGLPVTVLHTDGRTVGADPELPEGHFDRVLVDAPCTGLGALRRRPEARWRKQPSDLPPLTRLQRELLSAALRAARPGGLVAYVTCSPHTVETHVTVTEAARRAGVPADFVDARPLLPAGMPGLGDGPSVQLWPHRHGTDAMFLAVLRRG